In a genomic window of Glycine max cultivar Williams 82 chromosome 13, Glycine_max_v4.0, whole genome shotgun sequence:
- the LOC100802622 gene encoding transcription factor GTE7, whose product MASAYRNEPNWPRHRSGGAGFMGKVPFSNPNPNPNSNPKLANGKKTQSASDDASSINRRSNDAATHSQYVTFNVASCTKKELNDFKNRLVSELEQIQKLRNQIGSSEFQPGQSLNGHPKKPSGKKISGNKRPLPSNSAKDLKRSHSEVGNLMKCCSQVLQKLIKHKHGWVFKAPVDVVGLKLHDYCDIIKQPMDLGTVKSNLSKNVYATPADFASDVRLTFNNALAYNPKGHDVYTMAEQLLARFEELYRPVHEKFEGSIVHDRESEEELQASSWSQVEPERVKKKENPIPPAKLHKEPPPQHPASSSNPPLVQSPVRTPSPMRAPPVKPLKQPKPKAKDPNKRDMSLEEKHKLGLGLQSLPPEKMEQVVQIIRRRNGHLKQDGDEIELDIEAVDTETLWELDRLVTNYKKMVSKIKRQALMGNIDNNNNDVQSNKGNGELPSSEKVDGGPVEVKKPKKVEAGDEDIDIGDEMPTSMFPPVEIEKDKDVVGGHASSSSSSSGSSSSDSSSSSDSDSGSSSGSDSEADNGHS is encoded by the exons ATGGCTTCCGCCTACCGGAACGAACCTAATTGGCCACGGCATAGAAGCGGTGGAGCTGGATTCATGGGAAAAGTACCTTtctctaaccctaaccctaaccctaattcTAACCCTAAATTAGCGAATGGCAAGAAGACCCAATCGGCGTCCGATGATGCTTCCTCTATCAACCGGAGATCGAACGACGCCGCAACTCACTCCCAGTATGTGACCTTCAACGTCGCTTCGTGCACCAAGAAGGAGCTCAACGACTTCAAGAATCGCCTCGTCTCGGAGCTCGAACAAATTCAGAAGCTAAGGAATCAAATCGGGTCCAGCGAGTTTCAACCCGGGCAGAGCCTCAACGGACATCCAAAGAAACCGTCAGGCAAGAAAATTTCCGGCAACAAGCGACCCTTGCCATCTAATTCCGCAAAGGATTTGAAACGGTCGCATTCGGAGGTTGGAAACTTGATGAAGTGTTGCTCGCAAGTTTTGCAGAAGCTGATCAAACACAAACATGGGTGGGTCTTCAAAGCCCCCGTCGATGTAGTTGGACTGAAACTCCACGATTACTGCGATATAATTAAGCAGCCCATGGATCTGGGTACTGTGAAGTCCAATCTCTCTAAGAACGTGTACGCCACGCCTGCAGATTTCGCCTCTGATGTGAGATTGACGTTCAACAATGCACTGGCTTATAACCCTAAGGGTCACGACGTGTACACCATGGCGGAACAGCTTCTGGCTAGGTTTGAGGAACTATATCGACCGGTGCATGAGAAATTCGAAGGTAGCATAGTTCATGATCGCGAATCTGAGGAGGAATTGCAAGCCAGTTCGTGGAGCCAAGTTGAGCCAGAGAGGGTGAAGAAAAAGGAGAATCCGATCCCTCctgcaaaattgcataaagAACCTCCACCGCAGCACCCTGCAAGTTCTTCAAATCCTCCATTGGTGCAGTCTCCGGTGCGCACACCATCCCCAATGCGAGCTCCTCCTGTGAAGCCTTTGAAGCAACCAAAGCCGAAGGCTAAGGACCCCAACAAGAGGGATATGAGTCTTGAAGAGAAACACAAgttggggttagggttgcagAGTTTGCCGCCAGAGAAAATGGAACAGGTGGTGCAGATCATAAGGAGGAGGAATGGACATTTGAAGCAGGATGGGGATGAGATCGAGCTAGACATTGAGGCTGTTGACACAGAGACACTTTGGGAACTTGATCGATTGGTGACTAATTACAAGAAGATGGTTAGCAAGATTAAGAGGCAGGCATTGATGGGCAACattgacaacaacaacaacgatgTGCAGTCTAACAAAGGCAACGGG GAATTGCCTTCTAGCGAGAAGGTTGATGGGGGGCCAGTTGAAGTGAAGAAGCCAAAGAAAGTAGAAGCAGGGGACGAGGATATTGACATTGGGGATGAGATGCCAACGAGTATGTTCCCCCCTGTGGAGATTGAGAAAGATAAAGATGTTGTTGGAGGCCATGCAAGTAGTAGTTCTAGTAGCTCTGGCAGTTCAAGCAGTGATTCGTCTTCGTCAAGCG ATTCGGATTCGGGGAGTTCCTCAGGGAGTGATTCTGAAGCAGACAACGGGCACTCGTAG